A part of Prevotella melaninogenica genomic DNA contains:
- the rplU gene encoding 50S ribosomal protein L21: MYAIVEINGQQFKAEEGKKLFVNHIKDAEEGKAVEFDKVLLVDNNGTVTVGAPTVEGAKVVAEVVAPLVKGDKVIVFKMKRRKDYRKKNGHRTHFTQVEIKSINA; the protein is encoded by the coding sequence ATGTACGCAATTGTAGAAATTAACGGTCAGCAGTTCAAGGCTGAGGAGGGCAAGAAGCTCTTCGTAAACCACATCAAAGATGCGGAAGAAGGCAAGGCTGTTGAGTTTGACAAGGTTCTGTTGGTAGATAACAACGGAACAGTCACAGTAGGCGCACCAACTGTTGAGGGCGCAAAGGTAGTAGCTGAGGTTGTAGCTCCACTCGTAAAGGGCGACAAGGTAATCGTCTTCAAGATGAAACGTCGTAAGGACTACAGAAAGAAGAATGGTCATCGTACCCACTTCACTCAGGTAGAAATTAAATCAATTAACGCTTAA
- the rpmA gene encoding 50S ribosomal protein L27, translating into MAHKKGVGSSKNGRESASKRLGVKIWGGQKIIAGNIIVRQRGNKHFPGENVAQGKDDTLYALADGVVYFHKGKYNKSTVSVLSEEVYAAKTVKQEA; encoded by the coding sequence ATGGCACATAAAAAAGGTGTAGGTAGTTCTAAGAACGGTCGCGAATCAGCTTCAAAGCGTTTAGGTGTTAAGATCTGGGGTGGCCAGAAGATTATCGCAGGTAACATCATCGTTCGCCAGCGCGGTAACAAGCATTTCCCAGGCGAGAATGTTGCACAGGGTAAGGACGACACATTGTATGCACTTGCAGACGGTGTTGTTTACTTCCACAAGGGCAAGTACAATAAGAGTACTGTTTCTGTCCTTTCTGAGGAAGTTTACGCTGCTAAAACTGTAAAGCAAGAAGCTTAA